In Egicoccus sp. AB-alg6-2, a genomic segment contains:
- a CDS encoding trehalose-6-phosphate synthase: MSNAFQNGDGPKRQLVVIANRLPVKQTDSGWETSAGGLVTALRPVVAETGGAWIGWDDNPDGVPRRVDGLSADLHAVRLDAEEVAGHYHGFSNRTLWPLFHDLVVQPVIDRSSWQAYEAVNRRFAEKTAEVIADFDEPPVLWVQDYHLMLLPDLLRRISPKSPIGFFLHIPFPPPELVARLPWRDQLLQGLLAADSIGFHTARYRDNFVRSVQQLFSGITSLGDMLVLPDSRQVRAVAHPISIDAEEFAELATDPETERELGELREQFAGRRVFLGVDRLDYTKGIRHRLQSIELLLEEHPELRNEIAFVQIAVPSRDDVEEYRDLRTQVETEVGRINGRFTEPGHDVPVHYFYRGIPRHSLAAYYRLADVMCITPLKDGMNLVAKEFVIVQAAAGEAGVLLLSEFTGAAQEFEHDAVRCNPFDVEGTSHLMASALDLEPSDRRARIGRMAEAVRSCDVFRWVDDELTDIERGHAAP; the protein is encoded by the coding sequence ATGTCGAATGCATTCCAGAACGGGGACGGTCCGAAGCGCCAGCTTGTCGTGATCGCCAACCGTCTCCCGGTGAAGCAGACCGATTCCGGCTGGGAGACGTCGGCCGGGGGCCTGGTGACCGCGCTGCGGCCGGTCGTTGCGGAGACCGGTGGCGCGTGGATCGGTTGGGACGACAATCCCGACGGGGTCCCCCGCCGCGTCGACGGGCTGTCCGCGGACCTGCACGCCGTTCGGCTCGACGCCGAGGAGGTCGCGGGCCACTACCACGGGTTCTCCAACCGGACCCTGTGGCCGCTCTTCCACGATTTGGTCGTCCAGCCGGTCATCGACCGCAGCTCGTGGCAGGCGTACGAGGCGGTCAACCGCCGTTTCGCGGAGAAGACGGCCGAGGTCATCGCCGACTTCGACGAGCCGCCGGTGCTGTGGGTGCAGGACTACCACCTGATGCTGCTGCCCGACCTCCTCCGGCGCATCAGCCCGAAGAGCCCCATCGGGTTCTTCCTGCACATCCCCTTCCCTCCGCCGGAACTCGTCGCCCGCCTGCCGTGGCGCGACCAGCTGCTGCAGGGACTCCTCGCCGCCGACTCCATCGGCTTCCACACCGCCCGCTACCGCGACAACTTCGTCCGTTCGGTGCAGCAGTTGTTCAGCGGCATCACCTCGCTGGGCGACATGCTCGTGCTGCCCGACAGCCGCCAGGTCCGGGCCGTCGCCCACCCGATCTCGATCGACGCCGAGGAGTTCGCCGAGCTGGCGACCGACCCCGAGACCGAACGAGAGCTCGGTGAGCTGCGCGAGCAGTTCGCCGGCCGCCGGGTCTTCCTCGGTGTCGACCGTCTCGACTACACCAAGGGCATCCGGCACCGGCTGCAGTCCATCGAACTGCTCCTCGAGGAACATCCCGAACTGCGCAACGAGATCGCGTTCGTGCAGATCGCGGTCCCGAGCCGCGACGACGTCGAGGAGTACCGCGACCTGCGCACCCAGGTCGAGACCGAGGTGGGTCGCATCAACGGCCGCTTCACCGAGCCGGGGCACGACGTCCCGGTGCACTACTTCTACCGCGGCATCCCGCGACACAGCCTCGCCGCCTACTACCGCCTCGCCGACGTGATGTGCATCACACCGCTCAAGGACGGCATGAATCTCGTCGCCAAGGAGTTCGTGATCGTGCAGGCGGCCGCCGGCGAGGCCGGCGTGCTCCTGCTGAGCGAATTCACCGGTGCCGCGCAGGAGTTCGAGCACGACGCGGTCCGGTGCAACCCCTTCGACGTCGAGGGCACCAGCCACCTGATGGCCTCGGCGCTGGACCTCGAGCCGTCCGACCGTCGGGCGCGGATCGGGCGCATGGCAGAGGCCGTCCGCTCCTGCGACGTCTTCCGGTGGGTCGACGACGAGCTCACCGACATCGAACGCGGGCACGCCGCCCCGTGA
- the otsB gene encoding trehalose-phosphatase: MTLDHPLELAAELGPAARWLLVLDFDGVLSPIVEHPEDAAATPGVVDAVGILAQQTTVAIVSGRPIAELDARLGVLPVVYAGGHGAEVRTADGHRTAFVDPDRVAGPLDTAEESLEALLPGSEGWQIERKAASLAVHHRRVDDATADALLPRVHAILEAQRQAGAGFEVLAGKSVVELRPSGVDKGRALAWIAERSGDRPPLVLGDDVTDEDAFHEAERRGGMGILVADAPRATVARRRLRDPDEVATFLRALGTGTASGAPD; this comes from the coding sequence GTGACCCTCGACCATCCACTGGAGCTGGCCGCCGAGCTCGGCCCGGCGGCGAGATGGCTGTTGGTCCTCGACTTCGACGGGGTGCTCTCCCCCATCGTCGAGCACCCCGAGGACGCCGCCGCCACCCCCGGCGTGGTCGATGCCGTCGGCATCCTCGCGCAACAGACCACCGTGGCGATCGTGTCGGGCCGGCCCATCGCCGAGCTCGACGCCAGGCTCGGCGTGTTGCCCGTCGTCTACGCCGGCGGCCACGGCGCCGAGGTCCGCACGGCCGACGGTCACCGGACCGCCTTCGTCGATCCCGATCGCGTCGCTGGACCGCTGGACACGGCGGAGGAGTCGCTCGAGGCGCTGCTGCCCGGCTCCGAGGGCTGGCAGATCGAACGCAAGGCCGCCTCCCTGGCGGTCCACCACCGGCGGGTCGACGACGCGACCGCCGACGCACTGCTGCCGCGCGTCCACGCCATTCTCGAAGCGCAACGCCAGGCCGGAGCGGGGTTCGAGGTACTGGCCGGCAAGTCGGTGGTCGAGCTGCGCCCCTCCGGCGTCGACAAGGGGCGCGCCCTGGCCTGGATCGCCGAGCGGTCCGGCGACCGGCCACCGCTCGTGCTCGGCGACGACGTCACCGACGAGGACGCGTTCCACGAGGCGGAACGGCGCGGTGGCATGGGCATCCTGGTGGCGGACGCGCCACGCGCTACCGTGGCACGTCGCCGCCTGCGCGACCCCGACGAGGTCGCCACCTTCCTGCGCGCGCTGGGGACCGGAACGGCTTCCGGCGCGCCCGACTGA
- a CDS encoding GGDEF domain-containing protein: MGKPTLPGRTRALLADMAAALRPEPVRIAVLVGSLAISIGLHLALRDGTVAWLLVPFVLVAGIAGGTRTALAHATVGALGHAALDVAFGIGPAEVLGLLLRSAALPGVGLVGAAAADLTRARDQAVRRSVREDAVTGLLNVRVFYEELARLREAGTPFTVLLADIRGMRALNERYGHPTGTEAVRVLAHVLRRAAGDEFTACRLGSDEVAVALAGEDRERTREIVQRVISRLHDEQVVLPDGEWFEVHAAYGLARFPEDGVDEVAVLRAADRAKERAKSAGLDRIASADGSVG, encoded by the coding sequence GTGGGAAAGCCCACGCTGCCGGGCAGGACCCGTGCGCTGCTGGCCGACATGGCCGCGGCGCTGCGCCCGGAACCCGTCCGTATCGCCGTGCTGGTCGGTTCGCTCGCCATCAGCATCGGTCTGCACCTGGCGCTTCGCGACGGCACGGTCGCGTGGCTGCTCGTGCCGTTCGTCCTGGTGGCGGGCATCGCCGGCGGAACCCGCACCGCCCTGGCGCACGCCACGGTCGGTGCCCTGGGCCACGCCGCCCTCGACGTCGCCTTCGGCATCGGCCCCGCCGAGGTGCTGGGGCTGCTGCTGCGTTCCGCGGCGCTGCCCGGCGTCGGTCTGGTCGGCGCTGCGGCCGCCGACCTGACCCGTGCCCGTGACCAGGCGGTGCGGCGGTCGGTACGTGAGGACGCGGTGACCGGCCTGCTCAACGTCCGCGTCTTCTACGAGGAGCTGGCCCGGCTGCGTGAAGCGGGTACGCCGTTCACGGTGCTGCTGGCCGACATCCGTGGCATGCGGGCGCTCAACGAACGCTACGGACATCCCACCGGGACCGAAGCGGTGCGCGTGCTCGCGCACGTGCTGCGCCGGGCGGCCGGGGACGAGTTCACGGCCTGCCGGCTCGGCAGCGACGAGGTCGCGGTCGCCCTGGCCGGCGAGGACCGCGAACGGACCCGCGAGATCGTCCAGCGCGTCATCTCACGCCTGCACGACGAACAGGTCGTTCTCCCCGACGGCGAATGGTTCGAAGTGCATGCCGCGTACGGGCTCGCGCGCTTCCCCGAGGACGGTGTCGACGAGGTGGCCGTGCTCCGTGCGGCGGACCGGGCCAAGGAACGTGCGAAGTCGGCCGGACTCGATCGCATCGCGTCGGCCGACGGCAGCGTCGGCTGA
- a CDS encoding zinc ribbon domain-containing protein produces the protein MADPSPDDLERLLELQATDHRIRKVQHILDDLPEQQQLVAANERVAELRREHEDLRVELERANSEQRQLERETDVLIERRDAERVRLYDGSVTNARELKSVEAEVDATVRRIEEHEDAMLAVMERLDELESRSRELLAAADTERQHVTELEVALDESAKEWLAELAELQAIRDRQAAAIPEPLLTRYQEAAVRGGGTGIGQLDGNACTACRIEMSYADVGELFEGPPLTTCPQCRRLLVVGQ, from the coding sequence GTGGCGGACCCGAGTCCCGACGACCTCGAGCGACTGCTCGAGCTGCAGGCCACCGACCATCGCATCCGCAAGGTGCAGCACATCCTCGACGATCTGCCCGAGCAGCAGCAGCTGGTCGCGGCCAACGAGCGGGTGGCCGAGCTGCGCCGCGAACACGAGGACCTGCGGGTCGAGCTCGAGCGCGCCAACTCCGAGCAGCGCCAGCTCGAACGCGAGACGGACGTCCTCATCGAGCGTCGCGACGCCGAACGGGTGCGCCTCTACGACGGTTCGGTCACCAACGCGCGCGAACTGAAATCGGTCGAGGCCGAGGTCGACGCCACCGTGCGCCGCATCGAGGAGCACGAGGACGCGATGCTGGCGGTGATGGAGCGCCTGGACGAACTCGAGTCCCGCAGCCGCGAGCTGCTCGCCGCCGCCGACACCGAACGACAGCACGTCACGGAGCTCGAGGTCGCCCTGGACGAGTCCGCCAAGGAGTGGCTGGCGGAGCTCGCGGAGCTCCAGGCCATCCGTGACCGCCAGGCCGCGGCCATACCCGAGCCCCTGCTCACCCGTTACCAGGAGGCGGCCGTCCGTGGCGGAGGTACCGGTATCGGCCAGCTCGACGGCAACGCGTGCACGGCCTGCCGCATCGAGATGAGCTATGCCGACGTCGGTGAGCTGTTCGAGGGTCCGCCGCTGACGACCTGCCCGCAGTGCCGCCGCCTGCTCGTGGTCGGCCAGTGA
- a CDS encoding Nif3-like dinuclear metal center hexameric protein, producing MSEQVADWLGLLHELYPPAEAASWDHVGLQVGDRSWSVSRVLVTLDVTGAVVTEAAAEPGTLVLAHHPLLFRPLPSLTPDTASGRIALAAARAGIAVAAAHTNLDVARDGAGTSDPVVRVLELQQVRPLTTELRDGRDLKLVTFVPPEALDTVLDAVAGADAGTIGNYERCSFRVRGTGTFRPLPGSAPYSGEGIGEDAAEDEWRLEVVMPRSRAGDVVSALRRTHPYEEVVYDLYPRVAGAEVGLGRIGVLPKPQRLETVAAAVRERLPAPHLRFAGDPDREITTVAVVGGAGDGHIDDALRARADVYVTGDLRHHVTLDALEQGLSLIDAGHHATESAALPHWIDRLTVAAGERGLTAPVIASSTPTSPWR from the coding sequence TTGAGCGAGCAGGTCGCGGACTGGCTCGGACTGCTGCACGAGCTGTACCCACCGGCGGAGGCGGCCAGCTGGGACCACGTCGGCCTGCAGGTCGGCGACCGGTCCTGGTCCGTGTCACGGGTGCTGGTGACCCTCGACGTGACCGGAGCGGTCGTCACGGAAGCGGCCGCCGAGCCGGGCACGCTCGTGCTCGCCCATCACCCGCTGCTGTTCCGGCCCCTGCCGAGCCTCACCCCCGACACCGCCAGCGGACGCATCGCCCTCGCCGCGGCGCGGGCAGGGATCGCCGTGGCCGCCGCGCACACCAACCTCGACGTCGCCCGGGACGGGGCGGGGACCTCCGACCCGGTGGTGCGCGTGCTCGAACTCCAGCAGGTCCGGCCCCTGACCACCGAACTGCGCGATGGACGCGACCTCAAACTGGTGACGTTCGTCCCGCCGGAAGCGCTCGACACCGTCCTCGATGCGGTCGCCGGCGCCGACGCCGGCACGATCGGGAACTACGAGCGATGCAGCTTCCGGGTCCGCGGAACCGGGACGTTCCGTCCGCTGCCGGGCAGCGCCCCCTACAGCGGCGAGGGGATCGGCGAGGACGCCGCCGAGGACGAGTGGCGCCTCGAAGTCGTGATGCCGCGGTCCCGCGCCGGCGACGTCGTCAGCGCGCTGCGGCGCACGCACCCCTACGAGGAGGTCGTCTACGACCTCTACCCGCGGGTCGCGGGCGCCGAGGTGGGCCTCGGCCGGATCGGTGTCCTGCCCAAACCGCAGCGTCTGGAAACCGTCGCGGCCGCCGTGCGAGAGCGCCTGCCGGCGCCGCACCTGCGCTTCGCCGGCGACCCCGACCGCGAGATCACCACGGTCGCCGTCGTCGGCGGTGCCGGTGACGGCCACATCGACGACGCGCTGCGCGCCCGCGCCGACGTGTACGTCACCGGCGACCTGCGCCACCACGTCACCCTGGACGCCCTCGAGCAGGGCCTGTCGCTGATCGACGCCGGACACCACGCGACCGAGTCCGCCGCCCTGCCGCACTGGATCGACCGCCTGACCGTGGCCGCTGGCGAACGGGGCCTGACCGCACCGGTGATAGCGTCGAGCACGCCGACGAGCCCCTGGAGGTGA
- a CDS encoding glucose-6-phosphate isomerase yields MTLGPLTDAVAEATARAMAIVPRIWDRDHTVWRDDPTEISDRLGWLDAPSRADEVRAALERVAADVVADGITDVLLVGMGGSSLYPEVLATTYGPAAGFPRLRVLDSVDPAAVRAVEQELPWQATLLVPASKSGGTIEMACHLARFRQRLEEVHGAGAGDHIVPITDPGSALEREAREQGYRTVVHGQPDVGGRFSALTPFGLLPAALLGIDLDEHLAPARNELAAARSSDPESNGPAVLGATLAAAHRAGRDKLVLVLPEEVRTFGLWVEQLVAESTGKGGMGVLPVLEADLDGMDAWGDDRLVVVLGETPDAETIARAGHPVVQLPWSGPGQLAGEVVRWEFATAVAGALLGINPFDQPDVQSAKTATDRVLDTGEDVPPAGDPDDVLGDVVAGDYVALLGFVTPGGAEERSLHAAAARLRRRLGVPVTVGIGPRYLHSTGQLHKGGPDTGRFLVVVGDDDHDVEIPGRAFTFGRLKRAQAAGDLAALRAAGRRAVRITPEELGRL; encoded by the coding sequence ATGACCCTCGGCCCCCTCACCGACGCCGTCGCTGAAGCGACCGCCCGGGCGATGGCGATCGTCCCGCGCATCTGGGACCGCGACCACACGGTCTGGCGGGACGACCCGACCGAGATCAGCGATCGGCTCGGCTGGCTCGACGCCCCGTCCCGTGCCGACGAGGTGAGGGCCGCGCTCGAACGGGTGGCGGCCGACGTCGTCGCCGACGGGATCACCGACGTGCTGCTCGTCGGCATGGGCGGCTCGTCGCTGTATCCCGAGGTGCTGGCGACCACCTACGGCCCGGCGGCCGGCTTCCCCCGCCTGCGCGTGCTCGACAGTGTCGACCCCGCTGCCGTTCGGGCGGTCGAGCAGGAATTGCCCTGGCAGGCGACGCTGCTCGTCCCCGCCTCCAAGTCCGGCGGCACCATCGAGATGGCGTGCCATCTCGCGCGGTTCCGGCAGCGGCTCGAGGAGGTCCACGGCGCCGGTGCGGGCGACCACATCGTGCCCATCACCGACCCCGGAAGCGCCCTCGAGCGAGAAGCGCGGGAGCAGGGCTACCGCACGGTGGTCCACGGCCAACCCGACGTCGGCGGGCGCTTCAGCGCACTCACGCCGTTCGGGTTGCTGCCGGCGGCGCTGCTCGGCATCGACCTCGACGAACACCTCGCGCCGGCTCGGAACGAGCTCGCGGCCGCCCGGAGCAGCGATCCAGAGTCCAACGGCCCCGCCGTGCTGGGCGCCACCCTCGCGGCGGCCCACCGCGCCGGCCGCGACAAGCTCGTGCTGGTCCTGCCCGAGGAGGTCCGCACCTTCGGCCTGTGGGTCGAACAGCTGGTGGCCGAGTCGACCGGCAAGGGGGGCATGGGCGTCCTGCCGGTCCTCGAGGCCGACCTCGACGGGATGGACGCGTGGGGTGACGACCGCCTGGTCGTCGTCCTCGGCGAGACACCCGACGCAGAGACGATCGCCCGGGCGGGACACCCCGTGGTGCAGCTGCCCTGGTCCGGTCCCGGGCAGCTCGCCGGCGAGGTCGTGCGATGGGAGTTCGCCACCGCGGTCGCTGGCGCACTGCTGGGCATCAATCCCTTCGACCAGCCCGACGTGCAGTCGGCCAAGACGGCGACCGACCGGGTCCTCGACACCGGCGAGGACGTCCCGCCAGCCGGCGATCCGGACGACGTGCTGGGCGACGTCGTCGCGGGCGACTACGTCGCGTTGCTCGGGTTCGTCACGCCCGGCGGCGCCGAGGAGCGGTCGCTGCACGCCGCCGCCGCACGCCTTCGCCGCCGCCTCGGCGTGCCCGTCACGGTCGGCATCGGGCCGCGCTACCTGCACTCGACCGGGCAGCTGCACAAGGGCGGTCCGGACACGGGCCGGTTCCTGGTCGTGGTCGGCGACGACGATCACGACGTCGAGATCCCGGGACGGGCGTTCACCTTCGGGCGTCTGAAGCGGGCGCAGGCGGCCGGCGACCTCGCCGCACTGCGGGCGGCCGGCCGGCGTGCGGTGCGGATCACACCCGAGGAGCTCGGGCGGCTCTGA
- a CDS encoding DUF3467 domain-containing protein produces the protein MSDQPTPDQPRQQPQVQVVVPDDTKHGEYANFLVVSHSPHEFTLDFCQLLPAGEAGKVNAEVVSRVRIAPTMVGRVLNALNTNLSNYEERFGQVKALG, from the coding sequence GTGTCCGACCAGCCCACTCCCGACCAGCCGCGCCAGCAGCCCCAGGTCCAGGTCGTCGTCCCCGACGACACCAAGCACGGGGAGTACGCCAACTTCCTGGTGGTCTCGCACTCGCCACACGAGTTCACCCTGGACTTCTGCCAGCTGCTGCCCGCTGGCGAGGCCGGCAAGGTGAACGCCGAGGTGGTCAGTCGCGTCCGCATCGCCCCGACCATGGTCGGTCGCGTCCTCAACGCCCTCAACACCAACCTGTCGAACTACGAGGAACGGTTCGGACAGGTCAAGGCGCTCGGCTGA
- a CDS encoding HAD hydrolase family protein, translating to MTATPSTTLPAGIRPGGRFDRWLRPVPAYVVCDVDGTLVGPQADATDEVADAVTVAQAAGLRVGLATGRARLGVQALWQQLRADGPHLLHNGAEVRADGRTVAAWSLTVQQVDALLDFARGRDDAYLEVYTDDGYWVSSWDERARPHWDILGHEPTGVLGDAGSLAGQPIPKITMTVFETAAVPAVLAGITDLGLAPGQADSPRAPTLHFVNATHPDTDKGRALARAAEHLGIGMEQTVAIGDAANDLSMLAVAGTAIAMGQSPPEVQAVAHLVVPDVDAHGVAVALDAARTWREQA from the coding sequence ATGACGGCGACCCCGAGCACCACGCTCCCCGCAGGCATCCGGCCCGGTGGCCGTTTCGACCGCTGGCTGCGGCCGGTGCCGGCGTACGTCGTGTGCGACGTCGACGGCACGCTGGTCGGTCCGCAGGCCGACGCGACCGACGAGGTGGCCGACGCCGTCACGGTCGCGCAGGCCGCCGGTCTGCGCGTGGGTCTGGCCACCGGCCGGGCGCGGCTGGGTGTCCAGGCCCTGTGGCAGCAACTGCGGGCCGACGGGCCGCACCTGCTCCACAACGGCGCCGAGGTCCGCGCCGACGGCCGCACGGTCGCCGCCTGGTCGTTGACCGTCCAGCAGGTCGACGCCCTGCTGGACTTCGCCCGCGGCCGCGACGACGCCTACCTCGAGGTCTACACCGACGACGGCTACTGGGTCTCGTCGTGGGACGAACGGGCCCGGCCCCATTGGGACATTCTCGGTCACGAGCCCACGGGCGTACTCGGTGACGCCGGGTCGCTCGCGGGTCAGCCGATTCCGAAGATCACGATGACGGTCTTCGAGACCGCGGCCGTGCCGGCGGTCCTCGCCGGCATCACCGACCTCGGACTGGCCCCGGGGCAGGCGGACTCACCGCGGGCACCGACGTTGCACTTCGTGAACGCCACCCATCCCGACACCGACAAGGGTCGGGCACTGGCCCGGGCCGCCGAGCACCTCGGCATCGGCATGGAGCAGACCGTCGCGATCGGCGACGCGGCCAACGACCTGTCCATGCTCGCCGTCGCCGGCACCGCCATCGCCATGGGTCAGTCGCCGCCCGAGGTGCAGGCGGTCGCCCACCTCGTGGTGCCGGACGTCGATGCACACGGCGTCGCCGTCGCCCTGGATGCCGCCCGGACCTGGCGCGAGCAGGCGTGA
- a CDS encoding DUF5522 domain-containing protein yields the protein MTRFGPGDPGFDAAIRAHEIALRRGEPGYLDPQSGAFVFTAAAHLARGRCCGSGCRHCPYEAGERVDCCETGCPGCPFTDADQRLPGTE from the coding sequence GTGACGCGCTTCGGACCGGGGGATCCCGGTTTCGACGCCGCCATCCGCGCACACGAGATCGCACTGCGTCGTGGCGAACCGGGGTACCTCGATCCGCAGAGCGGCGCGTTCGTCTTCACCGCCGCCGCCCATCTCGCCCGCGGCCGGTGTTGCGGGTCCGGCTGCCGGCACTGCCCGTACGAGGCCGGTGAACGGGTCGACTGCTGCGAGACCGGCTGCCCCGGGTGTCCGTTCACCGATGCGGATCAGCGCTTGCCGGGCACCGAGTAG